One window of Quercus robur chromosome 5, dhQueRobu3.1, whole genome shotgun sequence genomic DNA carries:
- the LOC126724876 gene encoding trimethyltridecatetraene synthase-like, producing METPTWPSLTLAWLATIALLLLSYYLRRRKVNLPPGPKPWPIIGNLNLIGSLPHRSIHELSQKYGPIMHLRFGSFPVVVGSSVEMAKAFLKTHDVTFASRPKIAAGKYTTYNYSDITWSPYGPYWRQARRMCLMELFSAKRLESYEYIRREEMNACLRDLYESSNEAILLKDNLTTVSLNVISRMVLGKKYTDETVDSIVSPDEFKKMLDELFLLSGVLNIGDSIPWIDFLDLQGYIKRMKALSKKFDRFLEHVLDEHIERMKGVKDYVAKDMVDVLLQFAEDPALDVKLERHGVKAFTQDLIAGGTESSAVTVEWAISEILKKPEVFKKATEELDRVIGRDRWVEEKDIVKLPYIDAIIKETMRLHPVAPMLVPRLAREDCNIAGYDILKGTRVLVNVWTIGRDPTLWDKPNEFYPERFIGKEIDVKGHDFELLPFGAGRRMCPGYSLGLKVIQSSLSNLLHGFTWSLPENMKIEDLNMEEIFGLSTPKKFPLEVVVKPRLPKHVYSL from the exons ATGGAAACTCCTACTTGGCCTTCACTCACTTTGGCATGGCTAGCAACCATAGccctcctcctcctctcctACTATCTACGCCGCCGCAAAGTTAACTTGCCACCAGGCCCAAAACCTTGGCCCATTATCGGAAACCTCAACCTTATAGGCTCACTTCCTCACCGATCCATCCATGAACTCAGCCAAAAATATGGGCCCATCATGCACCTCCGTTTCGGGTCATTCCCCGTGGTCGTGGGCTCCTCCGTTGAAATGGCTAAGGCCTTTCTCAAAACCCACGATGTCACCTTTGCCTCGAGGCCCAAAATTGCTGCAGGTAAATACACAACCTATAACTATTCCGATATCACTTGGTCCCCGTATGGGCCATATTGGCGCCAGGCCCGTAGAATGTGCCTAATGGAACTTTTTAGTGCAAAACGCTTAGAGTCCTATGAGTACATACGTAGGGAGGAAATGAATGCTTGCCTTAGAGACTTGTATGAGTCCTCAAATGAGGCTATTTTATTGAAAGACAATCTCACAACCGTGAGTCTCAATGTAATCAGCCGGATGGTGCTCGGAAAGAAGTACACCGACGAGACAGTGGACTCGATTGTGAGCCCCGACGAGTTCAAGAAGATGTTGGATGAGTTGTTCTTGCTTAGTGGGGTGTTGAACATAGGGGACTCGATCCCTTGGATTGATTTCTTGGACTTGCAAGGCTATATTAAGAGAATGAAGGCTTTGAGCAAGAAGTTTGATAGGTTCTTGGAGCATGTGTTGGATGAACATATTGAAAGGATGAAAGGAGTGAAAGATTATGTTGCAAAGGACATGGTGGATGTGCTTTTGCAATTTGCTGAGGACCCTGCTCTTGATGTTAAGCTTGAGAGACATGGGGTTAAGGCATTTACTCAG GATTTAATAGCTGGTGGAACTGAGAGCTCAGCAGTGACTGTAGAATGGGCAATCTCTGAGATACTAAAGAAGCCAGAGGTTTTCAAGAAGGCAACAGAAGAGCTAGATAGGGTAATTGGAAGAGATAGATGGGTTGAAGAGAAAGACATTGTGAAGTTACCATACATTGATGCAATTATTAAGGAAACAATGAGGTTGCACCCTGTGGCACCAATGTTAGTACCTCGTCTAGCTCGCGAAGATTGCAACATTGCTGGCTATGACATTCTCAAAGGTACCAGAGTGCTTGTAAATGTATGGACCATTGGAAGAGATCCAACATTATGGGACAAGCCAAATGAATTTTACCCAGAAAGGTTCATTGGGAAAGAAATAGATGTCAAAGGCCATGATTTTGAGCTACTGCCTTTTGGGGCTGGTAGAAGGATGTGCCCAGGTTATAGTCTAGGCCTAAAGGTGATTCAATCAAGTTTGTCTAATCTCTTGCATGGATTCACATGGAGTTTGCCAGAGAACATGAAGATTGAAGATCTTAACATGGAGGAAATATTTGGGCTCTCGACACCTAAGAAATTCCCACTTGAAGTTGTTGTGAAGCCAAGACTTCCAAAACATGTTTACTCTCTGTGA